The genomic window CATAGGTTTTTAAAACCTATGAGGTTTATAAAAACAAAAAACAATTAGAAAATTAAAAATGGGAGCACCACATAATATAAAAAGATACGGTGAAGTCTGGCCGGAATTCAGAATCCGGTACGGGCTTGAAATTTTAGAAAAATTAAAAGATAAAGTCATTATTTCAGGAGGCTGGGCATGGCACTTTATGTCCAAATCCGGGCATACGGAATATAAGCATGCGCATGACCATAAAGATATTGATGTGTTTGTTAAAAAAGAACAGGTCGCGGAAGTCGTAATGATTCTTCAGCAGGAGGGTTTTCAGAAAGTCTGGACCAGATACGATCATCTTCCGAGCCAGGAAAATTTCCGCCGGTACGAGAAAACAACAGAAATGGAAAACGGAAAATTCCACAGGATCACTATCGATTTCTTTGAAAGGAATGATCTGGAAACAGTTGAAACCAATGGATTTACTGTAGTAAAACCGGAGGTTCTTCTTTCTTTTTACAGAAATATCCATTCCAGTGATAAATGCTGGGCGGTAATGGCCGCAAAAGATCTGGTGGAAAAAGGAATTGATCCTGTTGGCCATCCGAGATTAAGTGAAATGCCAAAATAAAGAAAAATGCAAAAAAGATATAAACAACAATATTCTTCCTATTACAACACCGCTCTGGTCGTTTGTCCCAATTGCGGAGAAGATGCCCTGGTGAAAAACGTAGGTAATTATAAGCAGGCTTCTCTGGAATGCCGGCATTGCAGTTTACGGAAGAGCGGAAATGAACTGGTGTTTTACAAAGCTTTTATAAAGCTGTATTGCCCTTCTTGTGCACATCCGATCCGTTATGAGCAGGGAAAGTTAAAAGAAAAGCCTCAAAATATTACGGTACCATGTGACGAATGCGATGCTTCATTTCAGGTTCAACCGAAAATAGAGAAATATTTAGATTCTTACGGAAGAGAAACAGGACTGATCCATGATCCGGTTTTCGGATATCCGTACTTTTTTCAGGAAGATTTTAAAGGAAAACTCTTTTGGGCCAAAAACAGAGAACATCTGCTGGAAATGGAAAGTTACGTTTCTTCCGGTCTGAGAACGCTTCCTTACAGAATGCGTATGGTAGAAAGACTGCCGACTTTTATTAAAGAAGCTAAAAACCGGGAAGCCATCTTAAAAATTTTACAGAAATGGAAAAACTCATACAAATAACCGCAGGAAAAGGACCTCTGGAATGCCAGTGGGTCGTCGCCAAAGTGCTGAAAGTTTTTCTGGAAGAAATAAAGAACAATAACATAGCCTATGAAATCATCCATCGTGAAAACGGTGATGAAAACCTGACGCTGAAATCCGTAACCCTCCTTTTGAAATCAAAAGATATACAGGATTTTTTAGCATCATGGCTGGGAAGCGTCTGCTGGATTGGCAAAAGCACCTTCCGGAAACAGCATAAACGCAGCAACTGGTTTGTTGGGATCTTTGAACTCGAAGAATTGGAGAAAGTCAGCTTTCATGAAAAAGATATTCAGTTTCAGACTGTAAGGAGCCAGGGAAGCGGCGGACAAAATGTGAATAAGGTGAACACGGCCGTACGGGCAACACATATCCCGACCGGCCAAAGTGTTTTCGTACAGGACTCCCGTTCGCAGCTTGAAAATAAAAAACGTTCAGTAGAGCGGCTGAAAGCAAAAGTCCTGGAGCAGAATATAATACAGCTGCAGAAAAGAATGCAGGAAACGTGGAACAACCACCTGAATGTACAGCGCGGAAATCCGGTGAGAACATTCTCCGGAACCGATTTTAAAAAGAATTATCAGGAAAAGTCTTTTAAGAAACAGAGGCATCACCTGAAAAATGAACTCAAAAATTATAGAAATGACCTTAACTAAAAGTAAATATTATTTTGAAGCCCTCGACCATTATCCGTACAACCTGCCGGATTGTATGGAAGCTTTGAATTATGCCCTCTCTTATGATCCGGAAGATGCCGATGCGCTCTGTCTTATGGGCAGGATCTACAGCGAAATGCTCAGCGATTACGAAAAAGCAAAATGCTATTTTGAAGAAGCCATGCAATATGATGTAACCAATGTTAATACACCACAATATTATATTATCTGTCTGCTGAATAACGAAGATCTTCAGGAAGCCGAAAAGCTGATTGAATATTCACTGAAAATAAAAGGCGTTGATAAGGCAACCCTGTGGATGTACAGATCCATGCTTTCCGAGAAAAGAGGAAGTCTGGTGAATGCACTGAAATTTTTAACACAGGCAGAGAAGTATTGCTTTACGGAGTGCAGTCTGAGCAATATAAAAAGCCGCAAAAAATTTATCAAATCCAAAATGCCTAAAAAACCCAAAATTAAAAAGGAAAAGGAGACGAAATAAGTCTCCTTTTTTATAAATTTAATGATGAAATTACGGTTTGAAATAAAACAGCTCCGGCTAAAGGAGACATTTTCTATTGCTTATGGAAATTACGATAGGAGAGAGGCCCTGCTAGTAAAATTACAACATAACGACTGTTCCGGCTACGGTGAATGTGTAGCCATCGATTACTATAAAATAGATCTGCCGAAATTTATTTTATCCTTAAAGGAAATTCAGCAGCGGATCGAAAGCCAGGATATCGTTCCCCCAAAGGCATTTTTTAGTTTTCTGCTGGGCCTGTCTCTTCATCAGTTCTTACTTTCTGCACTGGATTGCGCTTACTGGGACCTTTTCGGAAAGCTCGAAAATAAAAGTTTTATCGAACTGAATAACCTGCCTTCAAAAGATTTGGCAGAAAGCTCCATTACGGTTTCCGTAGGGGAAATTGAGCATCAGATCGAAAAGATTAGAAACAGCAGCTGGAACAGGTTCAAAGTAAAATGCAAAGGACTGAACAAACGGCATGTTGAGAAGCTCTTGCAACTTGATCTGCCTATCGCTTTGGATTCCAACGCCAGTTTTACCGATGAAGATTGTATATGGCTGCAGGAAAATGTGGACGTCCAAAAATTTTCCTACCTCGAGCAACCCAGGCCGGTGGGTCATTTTCAGGTTTTATCTAAAGAAGGTTTTGCCAACTGGATGGCAGATGAAGATTGCCAGAACATCAGTTCGCTGGAACAGCTGACTCCCTTCTACAAAAGCATTAATATCAAACTTATGAAATGTGGCGGCTTGACTCCTGCTTTAGAAATGGTATCAAAAGCCCGGGCGTTAAACTATAAAATTATGATCGGCTGTATGACAGAATCGACCGTCGGAATTTCCGCAGGCTGTGTTTTGGCCGGGTTGGCCGACTACGCCGATCTGGATGGCGCGAATCTTATTGCCAACGACTATGCTTCCGGCAGTTTTGTAGACCATGGTAAGATCATCCTGTCTCCAAAACCGGGGCTGGGAATTGAAATGTTGTAAAGTGAATGGTCAATTTGCTGTGCGCGTGAATTTTTTCCTGATCAGTTAAACAGAAATAAATAAAAAATAGGCTTTTGAGAAAGCCTATTTTTTATTTACGGAGATCAGATAATCATAAACCATCTGATGTTGTTCATCGGTTAATTTGGCTTTCGGAGCCATTCTGCTCAGCGTATTGATCCATCCCTGGTCATCATGCTTTGCAGGATCAGGTAGCTTGTGGCATCGGTTACACGAATTTTCAAAAATACTTTTACCCTGAGCCAGCTGTTCGGATGAGGTGTATTTCGGCCCGGTTACGGCCACGCTTTTTGGTCCACACGATATCATCATCGTTGCGGAAGCGGCGATCATTCCCAACATCAGTTTTTTCATAATAATATTTTTTTATAGTGAATTATTTTTTCACAGACACGATATAATCGTATACCCACTGGTGCTGCTCATCGGTCAGTTTTGCCTTTGGAGCCATCCAGTTCATAATTCCTACCCATTGTACCGGTGTATGAGCGGTCGGATCCGGCAGTTTGTGGCATCTTCCGCACGAGTTTTCGAAGATGCTTTTTCCCTGCGCGATTTGCGCTGCCGTAGATTTGGAAGCTACCGGAGTGGTTGCCGTAGAAGCCTTCGGTGTACAGGATGCCAGTAAAATAGCAGTGAACGAAGCTACAGCAATGATTTTTTTCATGTCTAAACAATTTTTGATTGAAACAAATGTAGCAAATTCCCTCTGCCATTGATAAACAGCTGCTTAATTTAGAAGAAATACAAATTAGAAAGGACAGGAGGGGTAAATGGTGAATTTTGCTTTGCAAATCAGTTTTGTTTCGCAAGTGAATTTAAGACCGCAGAAATTGACCATCGACTCGAAGAAATTCACAATTGACGTTCCGGTTCTTGTGAATTGCCGTTGATGGGATAATTTCCATACATTGAAAACAAAAATTCGAAGACAAGATCAATGGACTCTTGACGGTTCAAGCTTTAATCCTTATTTTTGAATCAATGAAATTTTCTACAGAAGAGCTGATAAACGGAATACAGTCGGGAAACAAACGCCTGATCGGGAAAGCCATTACCTTAGTGGAAAGTAAAAAAGCCGAGCACCGGCAGCAGGCGGAAGAACTGCTGAAACAGCTGATGCCCTACACCGGAAATTCCGTGAGGGTAGGAGTGACGGGGGTTCCGGGAGCCGGAAAATCTACCTTCATCGAAAATTTCGGGAGATTGGCGATTGCCAACGGAAAAAAAGTAGCCGTCCTGGCGATCGATCCAAGCTCGGCCATCAACAAAGGCAGCATTTTGGGCGATAAAACAAGGATGGAAGAACTGGCGAAAGAAGAAAATGCCTTTATCCGCCCTTCTCCAAGCTCCGGATTTCTGGGAGGAGTAGCCAATACCACTTTTGAGACCATGATGATCTGTGAAGCGGCAGGCTACGATTATATTTTAATTGAAACCGTAGGCGTAGGACAGTCGGAAGTACTGGTCGCCGACATTACCGATGTTTTCTTATTTTTGAAAATCATCGGCGGCGGCGATGAGCTTCAGGGGATCAAGCGCGGAATCATGGAGATGGTAGATCTTATTTTCATCAATAAAGTAGAGCAGGACAATCTGCAGAAAGCCAAAAATACAAGGCTGGAGCTTAAACGGGCTTTAGACTTTATTCCGCCCAAAGAAAAAGGCTGGAAAGTTCCCGTTTTGCTCGGTTCGGCTTTACGGAACGAAGGGTTACCGGATATTTTTGAAAAAATTAATGACTTCATCAGCCTGAAGAAGAAAACCGGCCGATTTGAAGAAGTCCGCATTCAGCAGGCTGAAAAAAGGTTCGAGTATTGGGTTCAGGAATATATCCTGTCGATGATGAAGAAAAATAATTCGGTAGAAGAAGCCTATATTCAGCACAAAAAAAATGCTTCGGCAATGGTTTCCAATCCCAGTACCGAAGCAAAGTTATTCGTAGAAAAATTCTTATCCAAAGAATGATTATTCAGCAGAGGGCTTTTCTTTAGGTTCTTCATTTTTGGTGATGTACCCGTCATAAGAAATCGGCTGACGGTCGTTGCTTCTGATCGAAGTAAAAGCTTTTCCGTTTTTGAAAACTTCAATGGTGATTTCATCTACGGTACTTTGGTCATTAACCTTAATTTTCACAATGGTTTTACCCTTTTTGCCTGCCGATTGGCTTACATTAAAATCTTTTGTTGTAAACCGGTAACCGGACTGGCTTGTATTGCCGTATGAAGGATTGAATACCCGGCCGAAATAAGGCAGGGCCACATCCAGTTTACCTTTTCTTACATCAATGGAATAGTTGCCTCCCGAAAGATCCAGAATTCTTGTAGACGTTGTGTTGGGAAGTGAATTCATTACATTGATGACATCATAATTCGTAGGCGTTGCCCGTTGGGCATGAAATGAGAAGTCCCCGGAATTAACGAGCGCAGTAACTGCCTGGGCATCTCCTGTTCCTGTCTGTGACGAGCAGCTTTGGAAAGATAGCAGAAAACCTAAGATGAATATAATTGAAATATACTTTTTCATGTTTTTATAATAATTAATTAGTATCTCTAAACAAGCAAAATGTATGCAAATATACCGATAGAAAATTATTTTGGAATAAAAATTGTAAAGGTTGAACTAATACACTCGAAATATGAAAATAAAACACATTTTTGGAATAGGAGCAATGGCTCTTTCAGTGGCAGCCTGTACTACAAACCCGATTACGGGAAGATCCTCATTACAGCTGGCCAACAATTCAGAGATTGCAACAATGGCAGCCCAGGAATACAGAACTACCTTAGGAAAATCTAAAGTGGTTACAGGAACGGCAGACGCAAGAAGAGTGACGAGCGTTGGATCAAGAATTAAATCTGCTGCCGAAAGATACTATCAGCAAATCGGACGTTCCGGAGACCTTGCCAATTACAACTGGGAATTTAATCTTATCCAGAGCAACGAACTCAACGCATGGTGTATGCCTGGCGGTAAAGTAGCGGTATATACCGGTATTCTGCCGATTACAAAAAATGAAAGCGGATTGGCTGTAGTAATGGGACACGAGGTTTCGCATGCTTTAGCAGGACATGGAAATGAAAGAATTTCTCAAGCCATGGTTGCACAATATGGAGGACAGATCCTTGGAGGGTCTATTTCCAATGCACAATGGGCAAGTGTTTTCCAGCAGGTTTATCCTATCGGTTCTCAGGTAGCTTTACTGAAATATGGCAGAAACCAGGAATCTGAAGCAGATGAAATGGGATTGTACCTGATGTCGATGGCTGGATATGATCCGAGAGAAGCGATCCCATTCTGGAGCAGAATGGAAGCGGCATCCAAAGGGGCCAGACAACCGGAATTCCTTTCAACGCACCCGAATCCGCAAACCAGAATTGCAGATATCAACAAAGATTTGCCAAAAGCACTTGAATACTACAGAGCTGCAGGAGGAAAAATATAACATTAAATTTAATTCAGAATAAAAATAAAAGCCTTATTGAATTTTATTAAATTTGATAAGGCTTTTTAATACCAAACACACTATGAAAAATTTAACCATTATCGGGCTTGTGCTTCTTGCCGTTTCTATTCTGCTGTTTTACCTTACAGCCAACAATTTTACCATTAACGATTTGGGAATGCCTCATATTATGGGTATCCTGGGAGGAATTGGGATCGGTCTTATCATCGGAGGAATGGTAGGCTATGTAAGCAAAGGCAGTGCTATAAAGGAAGAGCAGAAGAGAAAAGAATACCAGCAATTGCAGAGAGAAAAAGAAGAGCTGGAGAAGCAGGCCGCTGAAATCGCAAGACGTGAAGCCGAACTTCAGCAGCAAAGATCTTATAACAATCAAAATCCTCAAATCTAATGATCTGAGGATTTTTTATTAGTCGTTATTTTCGTTACTTAAAATTTATACCCAACACCTACCATAAAAAGGTTCGGTCTGTTGTCATAACGTATTTCTGTACCTGAAACCCTGTTGATAAAATTTCTGGAGTCTTTGCTGAAAGCTCCTTCATACTTTGCATTTACCAGGAATTGTTTAATTTCAAGCTGGGCTCCGAACTGGTAACCTACGGTAAAATTATTGCTTGCATTTTCCTGGAAGTCGTTGAAGGTATCTTCTTTTGCCAGATTATAACTTGCTACGGGCCCAATATATACGCCTAAAAGATCACCCAATACTTTATGCCCTACCAGAACAGGAAGGTCAATACGGCTGCTTTTAACATCAAAAGTTGTATTCTCTGTGGTGAATTCATTTTTGAAATTCGTGTAGTATAATTCCGGCATTAAGAAAAATGATGCGGGAAGATTGGCTTTCAGGGACAACCCTACGTTGAATCCTACGTTATTCTTTCCTTCTCCCTGGATGGCCTGGTTTACCGTACCTTTAAAGTTTTGCCACGAAGGAGATCCTGTAGGGAAGATTAGGTTTACTTTACCTGCCAGGGAAACCTGGGCTGAAGCAAAGACTGAAAATCCTATTAATGCGATACTAATTGCCTTTTTCATTGTCGTCTATTTTTGTGATTGTATTATCAATAGTCTTATTATTCTCAAGCAGATATTCTCTAAGCTCTTTAAACAGTTCCGATGAATAAACGAAATCAATCAGGTTTTTATTGCCTGCCGTAATCAGTACATCCTTATTTCCTTCCCATTCTTTAAGACCCAACCTTAGATAAACGATTTTTTCACCGATCGTCATTACCGAATTCATATCGTGGGTATTAATAATGGTGGTGGTATTATATTCTTTGGTAATCTCAATCAGAAGATCATCAATAATGTTTGAAGTATAAGGATCCAGCCCGGAATTGGGCTCATCACAGAAAAGGTATTTCGGGTTATTTACAATGGCCCTAGCAATAGCTACCCTTTTCTGCATTCCCCCGGAAATTTCAGATGGAAATTTCCTGTTGGCTTTATCCAGGTGAACTCTTCCGATTACATCAAAAACCCTTTTCTTCTTTTCCCTGAAGGTAAGATTGGTAAACATATCCAGCGGGAACATAATATTTTCTTCTACCGTCAGGGAATCGAACAATGCGCTGCCTTGGAATACCGTTCCGATTTCAGACCGGAGGTGCTGTTTCTCATCACGGGTCATTACATTAATATCTTTTCCGTCGAATAAGATTTCCCCTGACGTCGGCTGATACACATTCAATAAGCTTTTCAGAAAAACGGTTTTTCCTGATCCACTTTGCCCAATTATTAAATTTACTTTTCCTTTATCAAAACTTGTAGAAATTCCTTTCAGTACCTCCACACTATCAAAACTCTTTTTAAGATCTTTTACCTCAATCATCAGCTTAAAATTAATTGGGTTAATAACAACTCCGAAAGGATAATGAAAACCATCGTCCAAACTACTGCTTGTGTACTTGCTCTACCTACTTCCAGGGAACCTCCTTTTACATTATATCCGAAATAGGAAGGAACCGTGGCAATAACAAAAGCAAAAACGATTGTTTTGGTAAATGCATAATAAACGAAAAGATTTGGCATATACATCTGGATCCCAGTAATATAATCATTTGTCGTCCAGTTACCCGTTAAAATCCCTGCGATGTAACCGCCTCCGATACCAAATACAATACTGATGGCGATCAATAAAGGGTTGAAAATAACACAGGCAATAATTTTCGGGAAAATAAGGAAGTTGGGAGAATTTACTCCCATGATATCCAAAGCATCGATCTGTTCCGAAACCCTCATCGTACCGATACTGGAAGCAATGTACGATCCTACTTTTCCTGCTAAGATAAGACTGATAATAGTAGGAGAGAATTCCAGTACCAAAACGGCCTTCGTCGCATATCCTACAAATGAAGGCGGAATCGGAAATGATGATGCGTCGAAATTATTAAACATCTGGATGGCAACTACCGCTCCTACGAATATAGATGTAAAGATCACCAACCCAAAAGAGTTGACGCCCAAATCATTGATTTCTCTCATGAACAGCTTCCAGAATACCCTCATTTTCTGAGGTTTCTGGATGGATTTGCCTAGAAGAAGGATATATTCTCCAATTGCTGTAAAAAACTTTTTTAACATTCTGCTAAATTAGACTTTTTTTATTGAATTAAATTAAAGTTGAGGTTAAGACTCAGGCTTTACTTTTCTACTGAAATGTAGTATATCATAATGTAGACCAAACAAAACTATTTTGCATTTTTATCGCCCGTTATCAACAGTAAAATGGTTTTCATGATGATCACGAAGTCAAGCAGAAAGCTCCAGTTTCTTACGTAGAAAGCATCTGCCAAAACCCTTTTGTTCATTTCTACTTTTACATTTCCTGCATCGCCGCGCAGCCCGTTTACTTGTGCCAGCCCGGTAATCCCGGGGCTTACCATGCTTCGTAAGCTGTAACGCCCGATTTTAGGTTTGTAATAATCATCTACCGCCAGCATATGCGGTCTTGGTCCTACGACCGACATTTCGCCTTTGAGCACATTCAGAAACTGCGGCATTTCGTCAAGACTGGTCTTTCTTAAAACTTTTCCAAGCCGGGTAATCCTCGAGTCGTTTTCAGCGGTTGTTCTTGTAGATGATTCCTCATTTACCACCATTGTCCGGAACTTAATGCATCGGAATACCTCTTCATGGAACCCATATCTTTCCTGAATAAAAAATACCGGGCCCTTTGAGGATAATCTGATGAGAATAGCGATAATTGGGAACAGCCAGGAGCAGATTCCCACCAATACAATGACAGAAAATACAATATCAAATGCTCTTTTCAACAGAAAATTGGAATAATAATCCAGCGGATACTTTGCCTGGTTCAGAACAGGCTGTGTCTGGATATAACCCATGTTGTATAAAAAGAAATTATTCTGTGCAATACTCGGAAGCAGAGAAATATTAACTTTATTGGCTTCAGCCAGTCTGAAAATTTCTTTTTCCTCCCGGTCATCATAGGTATTTTCTATCGGGATAAATAAGGTATGGATCCCATTGCTTTTCCAGAATTCCACCAGTTCATCAGGCTTTATTTCGGTTTTCGGATATTCAAAAATCTTGTATCCGTAGTCTTTTCTTTCTTTCAGAACATTCTTTAGAACCTCCGAAGAACTGTTTTCATTGAGGAACATGATATTCCGGTGATTGATTCCCAGGCTCCGGATATATTTGATCCCGAAAAAGATCAGCGATTTAGCCAGGAATATGAAGAAAAACAAGTAAAATGAAAGCCAGTAGATATCTGAATTGAAAAATACATTGTAACTGACTTTTCCAAGCAGTAAAAGCCCGAGAATAAACAGCAAAAAATGGACAAGAAGACGCTCCAGAAATAAAGTATAGGTTAAATTCCTCGGGATATTATAGATCTTTGTTCTGCCACTGAGCAGCATCCAGAACAAAAATAATAAGGCAAGGGAAAATAAATTCTGGTACCAGGTTTCCTGATTGTACTTTAAATTCTGGTTCCTGCTCAGGAAAAAGAATATAAAAATAGATGCAATAACCAGAAGGTCAAGCAAAACGATGATTAATTTAAGGTATCTGGAATATCGAATTCTCTGCATCTATCAGCATTTCGGATACAATAAGGCTAATTTACATATTTTTACGGAATATTCAGATATTTATGCGTCTGAACCGAAGCCCTCCATTCAGGGTGCTCCAGAATAAAATCTGTAATTTTTGGATACATTTCATCCCGCTTGCTCCATTCGCTCTGAAGATACAAAGTACAGTTTGCAGAAACTTTCGCCGCCTGTTCCTGCGCAAATTTAAAATCGTTGTTATTGAAAACGATAACTTTAAGTTCGTGGGCCCTGGCATAGATTTCTTCTTTCGGAAGCCCGGTTTTTTTAGGTGAAAGCGTAATCCAGTCGATCTGCCCGCTCATCGGATAAGCTCCTGAAGTTTCAATGTGAACGGTGCAGCCAAGGGCTTTTAACCTGGAAGTTAACACATCAAGATTCCACATTAAAGGCTCTCCGCCTGTTAAAACAATAGTTTTGCAGTGCCTTGCCGCTGTTTCTGCAATTTCTTGTGCATTCATCAGCGGATGCAGGGTCGGATCCCAGCTTTCTTTTACATCACACCAATGGCACCCGACATCGCAGCCGCCCAATCGAATAAAGTATGCTGCTTTTCCGGTATGTGCCCCTTCTCCCTGAAGAGTGTAAAAATGCTCCATCACCGGGAGCATTTTACCTTCTTTTAATAAAATATCTTCTTCTATTTTCATTTTACAATTAGTCGTTATAGACCGAAGTTTTGTAAGCAATGATGGTATTTTTCATCAGCATTGCTCTGGTCATAGGCCCAACACCTCCCGGTACCGGCGTGATCCAGCTTGCTTTTGCAGCGCAGCTGTCGAAATCCACATCACCTGCCAGGTAATATCCTTTTGGAGAATCGTTGTCTACTCTTGTAATCCCTACGTCCACGATTACGGCTCCTTCCTTGATCATATCTCCTTTCAGGAAATGAGGATCTCCCAGGGCGGTAATAACGATGTCTGCCTTTTTAGTATATTCTTCGATGTCTTTCGTATAAGAGTGAGTAAGGGTAACGGTAGAATTTCCCGGAAAATCTTTTCTTCCCATCAGAATACTCATTGGTCTTCCTACGATTTTGCTTCTTCCGATAATGACACAGTCTTTCCCTTTTGTTTCAATATTATATCTTTCTAATAACGTTAAAATCCCAAACGGGGTAGCCGGTAAAAAAGTATCCATTTCCAAGGCCATCCTTCCGAAATTTTCCGGGTGGAAGCCATCTACGTCTTTTCTTGGGTCGATGGCGTTAATGATTTTTTCCTGATCGATCTGGTCCGGCAAAGGAAGCTGAACGATAAACCCGTCCACTGCTTTCGACTTGTTCAATTCATCAATTTTTTCCAATAATTCAGATTCGGAAACCGTGCTTGGAAATTTTACAAGGCTCGACTGAAATCCTACTTCCTCACAGTCTTTTACTTTGGAATTCACATACGCTTTGCTCGCTCCGTTGTTCCCCACCAGAATGGCTACCAAATGCGGGGCTCTTCTTTTTCCGGCAACGATTTTTTCAACCTCAGCCTTGATTTCCTGTTTTATTTCTTTGGATATTTTTAATCCGTCAAGAATTTCTGCCATTTTTACTTTTATTTATTAGATTTATAATAATTAATCAGTCCGTTGGTTGAAGTATCATGAGAGGTAACCGTCTCATTGCTTTCAAGTTCCGGTAAGATTTTATTAGCTAAAACTTTTCCTAATTCCACTCCGAACTGGTCGAAACTGAAAATATTCCAGATCACACCCTGTACGAAAATCTTGTGCTCATACAACGCAATCAGTTGTCCTAATGAAAAAGGAGTTAATTCGTTGAATAAAAAAGAGTTGGTAGGAGTATTTCCGTGGAAGACCTTATAATTTAACAGGAATTCGATTTCTTCATCGGATTTTCCTGATGCTTTAAGTTCTGCCTCAACTTCTTCTTCCGTTTTCCCGAAAGCAAGGGCTTCGGTCTGGGCAAAGAAATTGGCCAGTAATTTATCCTGATGGTCGGCCACTTTATTCGGGCTTTTTGCATAAGCAATAAAATCAGCCGGAATCAATTCTGTTCCCTGGTGGATCAGCTGATAGAATGCGTGCTGTCCGTTGGTTCCAGGCTCTCCCCAGATGATCGGTCCCGTTTCATAATCTACAAACTCCCCGTTACGGTCTACACATTTTCCGTTGCTTTCCATATCGCCCTGCTGAAAATAAGCCGGGAAACGGTCTAAATATTGAGAGTAGGGAAGGATAGCATAAGTGGTTGCCGCATAGAAATTGCGGTACCAGATTCCGATAAGTCCCATGAGAACAGGAATGTTTTCTGAGAAGTCTGCGGTCTGGAAATGCTGGTCGGTATCATAAGCTCCTCTTAACAGCTGCTCAAAATTTTCGTAACCTACCGCCAGCACGATGCTTAAGCCGATGGCACTCCAAAGGGAATATCTTCCGCCAACCCAATCCCAGAATTCAAAGATATTCTCTTCTGCAATTCCGAAATCTTTAACGGCCTGGACATTAGTAGATAAAGCAACAAAGTGTTTTGCTACATCTTCCTGTTTTCCAGCTTTTAAAAACCAGTCTCTTGCCGAATGGGCATTGGTCATGGTCTCCTGGGTGGTAAATGTTTTGGAAGCGATGATGAATAAAGTGGTCTCAGGATTTAAGTTCTTTACCACTTCTGCGAGATGATTACCATCCACATTGGAAACAAAGTGAACGTTTAATCTTGTTTTAAAATGCTTAAGCGCAGAAACAACCATTACCGGTCCCAGATCCGAACCTCCGATCCCGATATTCACTACATCCGTAATCTCTTTTCCACTGAATCCTTTATGTGTTCCTGAAATAATGCTTTCGGAAAAAGATTTCATATGATCCAGCACCCTTTTAATTTGAGGCTTGATATTTTCCCCGTCTACCAGAATTTCTTTATCCGAAAAATCCCTTAAAGCCGTATGCAATACTGCTCTTCCTTCCGTTTCGTTGATCTTATCACCGGAAAACATTTTGGAA from Chryseobacterium sp. SORGH_AS_0447 includes these protein-coding regions:
- a CDS encoding cytochrome C; the protein is MKKIIAVASFTAILLASCTPKASTATTPVASKSTAAQIAQGKSIFENSCGRCHKLPDPTAHTPVQWVGIMNWMAPKAKLTDEQHQWVYDYIVSVKK
- a CDS encoding cytochrome C codes for the protein MKKLMLGMIAASATMMISCGPKSVAVTGPKYTSSEQLAQGKSIFENSCNRCHKLPDPAKHDDQGWINTLSRMAPKAKLTDEQHQMVYDYLISVNKK
- the meaB gene encoding methylmalonyl Co-A mutase-associated GTPase MeaB, which translates into the protein MKFSTEELINGIQSGNKRLIGKAITLVESKKAEHRQQAEELLKQLMPYTGNSVRVGVTGVPGAGKSTFIENFGRLAIANGKKVAVLAIDPSSAINKGSILGDKTRMEELAKEENAFIRPSPSSGFLGGVANTTFETMMICEAAGYDYILIETVGVGQSEVLVADITDVFLFLKIIGGGDELQGIKRGIMEMVDLIFINKVEQDNLQKAKNTRLELKRALDFIPPKEKGWKVPVLLGSALRNEGLPDIFEKINDFISLKKKTGRFEEVRIQQAEKRFEYWVQEYILSMMKKNNSVEEAYIQHKKNASAMVSNPSTEAKLFVEKFLSKE
- the prfH gene encoding peptide chain release factor H, whose protein sequence is MEKLIQITAGKGPLECQWVVAKVLKVFLEEIKNNNIAYEIIHRENGDENLTLKSVTLLLKSKDIQDFLASWLGSVCWIGKSTFRKQHKRSNWFVGIFELEELEKVSFHEKDIQFQTVRSQGSGGQNVNKVNTAVRATHIPTGQSVFVQDSRSQLENKKRSVERLKAKVLEQNIIQLQKRMQETWNNHLNVQRGNPVRTFSGTDFKKNYQEKSFKKQRHHLKNELKNYRNDLN
- a CDS encoding enolase C-terminal domain-like protein; this translates as MMKLRFEIKQLRLKETFSIAYGNYDRREALLVKLQHNDCSGYGECVAIDYYKIDLPKFILSLKEIQQRIESQDIVPPKAFFSFLLGLSLHQFLLSALDCAYWDLFGKLENKSFIELNNLPSKDLAESSITVSVGEIEHQIEKIRNSSWNRFKVKCKGLNKRHVEKLLQLDLPIALDSNASFTDEDCIWLQENVDVQKFSYLEQPRPVGHFQVLSKEGFANWMADEDCQNISSLEQLTPFYKSINIKLMKCGGLTPALEMVSKARALNYKIMIGCMTESTVGISAGCVLAGLADYADLDGANLIANDYASGSFVDHGKIILSPKPGLGIEML
- a CDS encoding DUF4251 domain-containing protein, which translates into the protein MKKYISIIFILGFLLSFQSCSSQTGTGDAQAVTALVNSGDFSFHAQRATPTNYDVINVMNSLPNTTSTRILDLSGGNYSIDVRKGKLDVALPYFGRVFNPSYGNTSQSGYRFTTKDFNVSQSAGKKGKTIVKIKVNDQSTVDEITIEVFKNGKAFTSIRSNDRQPISYDGYITKNEEPKEKPSAE
- a CDS encoding nucleotidyltransferase domain-containing protein, with amino-acid sequence MGAPHNIKRYGEVWPEFRIRYGLEILEKLKDKVIISGGWAWHFMSKSGHTEYKHAHDHKDIDVFVKKEQVAEVVMILQQEGFQKVWTRYDHLPSQENFRRYEKTTEMENGKFHRITIDFFERNDLETVETNGFTVVKPEVLLSFYRNIHSSDKCWAVMAAKDLVEKGIDPVGHPRLSEMPK